The genome window aacagaaaaaaacgcatttcatgaaaaaattacttcaaatctacagtactctttaaaggcgcatcccgttttgcatttaacaataatttgtcgtgtcgagaccagctaccgtatttttagggcaaaatcgcgaaatttcgTGTCTGTGTAATATGTTAATTGTAATGAAAAAACGTAATTGTTTCTACTCACTCATTTCATTCATAGTCTCTgccgaaaattcatttttatatttttccgcAAGATTTCCTATTCGATCACTTCGTTCTGAATATCCTTTTTCGAATGGCCACGCTATGAGAAGAGCAGCAACCGCCGAACTAGAGAACACTTCGGCAAATCGGGTTCTTCGTATTTCCGAACAAATCATCTTGCAAGCCTCATTCTGATCGGTTGAGCATTCTGTACACGAGTTTTTTTGATCTGCGTCGAAAGTTTTCTGAGTGCAGCACATTGCGTGGGGAGCAAAACATTGCCCGAACTTTCGACAGCACAATTGGAATTCTTCTTCGTCGTCTTCTAATGGATCACATAATAAGAATTGATTCCACGAGATCACTGACGTGGCAAAATCGGAATCATTGATGTTCACATAGGCTTTCAATCCATACATTATCAGAGGCCTCGTTCCTTTTTTTAGTTCGAGCTCCACGAGCCCACGTGGTAGTTTTGTTGTAACATCAACGGAGCACAATGCCTTCTGAAGAGTCTCCAATTTCACCCAATGAGGTGGATACTTGAATCTTGCAACGTCCATAATCAGAACTTGATCAGAATCCTCGTGATAGGCGGCAAGTGGTGAAAAGTGACCTGATCCCGTTTGACCAAGCACACTCCGATCGTAGCTGGCTACCAGAACTTGATCATCACTTCGAACTGAATTCACGAGCGATGTccggaattttttgagaaaatctggaaaaaaatatttgtatagGACATTTTAAAAGAGGAGATGTGGAATTACCTGGAGAATTGTCACCGTAGCTTACTGTAGATTTTAGACGATTACATTTTGCAAGGCAGGAGAATTGTTGTAGATTGATTCCACTTCtagaaataattaatttttttttgaacatttttaagattttaccCAGATGCAAAAATTTGCGATTACTTCAgaaatttcactgatttttcatagttttttgcTAGAAAACATAGAATTTCAACGAAACAGGAAACAAAACgtcgaaaatttaatgaaatttcctAATCAATGAGATTTCGAGATTACagtaaactttaaaagttttgagaccgggtaccgtatttttggcaaaaatcgcaaaatttcgtaATAATGTCATTTTACAAACTTTCTAATATTTTCCAAAGGCACACA of Caenorhabditis elegans chromosome II contains these proteins:
- the pcs-1 gene encoding Glutathione gamma-glutamylcysteinyltransferase (Confirmed by transcript evidence), which encodes MSVTAKNFYRRPLPETCIEFSSELGKKLFTEALVRGSANIYFKLASQFRTQDEPAYCGLSTLVMVLNALEVDPEKVWKAPWRFYHESMLDCCVPLENIRKSGINLQQFSCLAKCNRLKSTVSYGDNSPDFLKKFRTSLVNSVRSDDQVLVASYDRSVLGQTGSGHFSPLAAYHEDSDQVLIMDVARFKYPPHWVKLETLQKALCSVDVTTKLPRGLVELELKKGTRPLIMYGLKAYVNINDSDFATSVISWNQFLLCDPLEDDEEEFQLCCRKFGQCFAPHAMCCTQKTFDADQKNSCTECSTDQNEACKMICSEIRRTRFAEVFSSSAVAALLIAWPFEKGYSERSDRIGNLAEKYKNEFSAETMNEMNQLTTQIRTLISCSKPPVVININKPDATSNKCCKNKIGQSCACANDVNL
- the pcs-1 gene encoding Glutathione gamma-glutamylcysteinyltransferase (Confirmed by transcript evidence), whose protein sequence is MSQRRHFKMSVTAKNFYRRPLPETCIEFSSELGKKLFTEALVRGSANIYFKLASQFRTQDEPAYCGLSTLVMVLNALEVDPEKVWKAPWRFYHESMLDCCVPLENIRKSGINLQQFSCLAKCNRLKSTVSYGDNSPDFLKKFRTSLVNSVRSDDQVLVASYDRSVLGQTGSGHFSPLAAYHEDSDQVLIMDVARFKYPPHWVKLETLQKALCSVDVTTKLPRGLVELELKKGTRPLIMYGLKAYVNINDSDFATSVISWNQFLLCDPLEDDEEEFQLCCRKFGQCFAPHAMCCTQKTFDADQKNSCTECSTDQNEACKMICSEIRRTRFAEVFSSSAVAALLIAWPFEKGYSERSDRIGNLAEKYKNEFSAETMNEMNQLTTQIRTLISCSKPPVVININKPDATSNKCCKNKIGQSCACANDVNL